CCTGTGTGCAGGACTCTCGGCCCTCGTTGCTACTTGCTCAGCATAAATTGAGTAATCTCCAGCGAGATAGTACGCAAGAGTTGCAGCAGTCATTAAAGCTGGAAGGAGCGAGTACCCGCCACACATTTCAAGAACCATTAAAATCGCTGCGATCGGTGTTTTTGCCACCGCTGCGACAAAGGCAGACATGCCTATCAGAACGAAGGCTTCTGGCTGAACAATAACGTTCGGAAAGAGGTAGTGGAAGGAGTAGCCTACGAATCCGCCAACCATGCTCCCTATCACTATAGAAGGAGCAAAGACTCCCCCGCTACCACCGGTTCCAACTGTAAGAGAAGTGGCAACGATTTTGCCAAAAATCAAAAGAAGCATTACCGTTACTGCAAGTTTACCGTCGATGGCCATCTGAACGTAACCGTACCCCATACCGAGAACTCCGGGTAAAAACAGCCCTATAACTCCGGTGAAGAACCCTCCGATCGCCGGCTTGAAGTAAGGGGGAATGCTGACCCTCTTAGAGTAGTTATGGACAGTGTAAAAAACTTTAACGTAAATAATGCCAAAAAACGCTGCCAAGACCGAAACGATCGCGTAAATTGGAAACTCAAGCGGTGAGTGAATCGTAACCTGCGGGATTTTGAAAATCGGTAGAACTCCGAAGGGTGTGTTTGCGAAGTAGCTCATTATCACGTCGAATACTATGAAAGCCACAATGGACGACACAAACGCGGGAACGATTGCCTCAACCTCGTTATCCCTCTTGTAAAGGACCTCAATCCCGAACATTGCCCCTCCGAACGGGCTTCTGAAAATGCTCCCTATGCCCCCCGCAACACCGCAGATAACCAGAATTCTTCTATCCTTGTCGGACAATCTCAGCAACTCCCCGACAAATGAGCCAAAACCTGCCCCTATCTGAGCTATTGGCCCCTCTCTCCCGGCACTACCACCGCTTCCGATTGTGATTGCTGAGGCAATTGTTTTAACGATAGGCACTCTAGCCCTTATCTCACCTCTTGCTCTGTGAAAGGCTCTTATTACAGCATCTGTGCCGTGACCCTCTGCTTCCGGTGCGAATTTGTAAACAATCAACCCGCTCAGCAGTCCTCCAAGAGCAACAACAACAGGCAGAGGTAGTATCCCCAGATGAAGTTCTATCTTTACTACCTCAGCTTCTCCTCCGGCGAGAGGCGGATTAAAGCTGTCCAATCCGGAAAGGAAAATTTTTGTGAATAGGTCAAGTAGGAAGTAAAAGATGAAGGCTCCTAAGCCGGAGATTACACCCACAATAGCGGCCAGAAGTATGAGGTACTTGGAGCTTAATGGCGCCCTTCTTTTCACGCTTCGTTTTTGCTGGGGGAGTGATGATATATTTTTCTTTCAGATTCTGTCACCAACTTACAAAATTGCCATTTCGAATTTTTGTGCTGCCAGCAGTAGGAGGATAAAGCTTTGTATTTATCAATACGGTGTCAATTGAAGCTTTGGAGCAAAGAAGTAAACTTTGAAAGTTGGGCTGAGTTTTATGAAATAAAAAACAAAAATCACTTCAAAATCGGCCCCACGTCAGGATACCCCTGCCTCTGCCCCGTTCCCGCAAGCTTCTGCAACCTCTTCGGATTGACAAGCAAGTCAACCGCATTCCTGACATGCTCCCTGACTCTGTTCTCAGCGACCATCATCAGCGTTTTCTCGTCCTCCGCCTCATCCTCGTGGATTGTGACGTCAATGACGTGCTTGTTGGTCATGAGCTGAACTATAACCAGTCCCATGCTCAGAACGATGTAGCTCAGCATGTCCTTCTGCGTCCCTCCAACCCAGCCGAGAGTGATGACTATATCGCACCCCTTCTCCTCAAGAAGCTTTTTCGCTGCAATGGGCAAGTCCTTTATGCCCGGCACTGTGTAGCGCTCGTAGGGGATGCTGCTTATCTTCCTCAGCTCGTCTATCGCTATCTTCCCCATGTTTATCCTTGAGAAGGTCGTGTCTGCAATGCCAATCTTCATTGCAAATCCCTCAGCAATATCTGAGCATACTGCAGTGCCGGCTTAATGGCGTTCTTCCTCATCAGCACGTCCTCAAGCGCCGCCAGAGTTGAGACTGTCTCGAACTTCCCAACGTTCCCCATCGTTCCGATTCTGAAAATCTTGCCCTTCAGCTCTCCCTGTCCACCGCTTACGAGGATGCCATACTCCTTCTTCAGCGTGCCTCTAAGCTCGGAGTCGCTGACACCTTCCGGCATTTTTATTGCAGTTACCGTGTTCGAGTAGCTCGAATATTTGTTCAGGTTGGGGAAGAGCTCTAAACCAGCTTCAACAGCCCACTTTCTCACAGCAGCACTCAGAATGCGGTGCCTCTGGATTCTGTTTTCCAGCCCTTCTTCATCAATAATCTTCAGCGCCTCGGCGAGGGCGAAGAAGAGCGGAACTGCTGGAGTGTAGGGGGTCTGCATGTCCTTCAGCTTCTTCCTGTAGGCAGCTAAGTCAAGATAGTAGGGGCAGCGCTCGTTGTAGTAATCCCACGCCTTCTCGCTCACAGCAACTGCAGCAAGCCCTGGAGGAGCGCCGAGGCACTTCTGGCTGCCCACGATGGCAACATCCACACCCCACTCATCCATTTTGACGTAATCCCCTCCAGCGGAGGTTATCGCATCCATTATAACAAGAGCGTCATACTCCTTCGCCAGCTTTGCAATCTCCTTTGCAGGGTTAAGGATGCCCGTGGAGGTTTCGTTGTGGACGAAGGCAACAGCCTCGCATCCATTATCCAGAGCCTCCTTAACAGCATCAAGCTCGAAGCTCTCCCCCCACGGCACCTTCACCCTCTCAACCTGTGTGTAGCGCTCCGCTATGTCTCCAAGCCTCTCCCCAAACTTTCCGTTTTCGAGCGTGGCTATCTTCTTAACCCTGCTGAATGAGGCGATTGCAGCCTCCATTCCTGCTGTTCCTGAGCCTGAAATCAGGCAAATGTCCCCCTTCGTGCCGAAAATCTCCCTAAGCTTCTCAACGCAGAACTCCATGATTGCGCTGAAGTCTGCCGTTCTGTGACCAATCATCTGCCTTGCCATGGCTCTGATAATTCTCTCATGCAGCTGAACCGGGCCGGGAATCATCAACAGCATTATCTCCCTCCGTACTTCTCCAAAATCCTCTCAATTATTTTGTGCGAACTGCAAAGCGGGCAATCCTCCTTAACCCTAATCCTGACAACCTCACAGTTCAAATTCCTCTTCCGCAATTCCTCCTTAAGCCAATCCTCATCAAAATGCTGGTCGTGGCCCAGAACAATAACGTCGGGCTTCAGCTCCATTATAGGCCTGAACATGTCATCCTCATCGCCGAGAATTGCTTTGTCAACATACTTTATCGCCTCAACAACCCTCCTGCGCTGCTCTTCAGGCACAACAGGCTTTGGCTTATGTCTGACATTCTTCTCCCTCGCCACAATCACGATGAGCTCATCTCCCAGCTTCTTCGCCTCTCTGAGGAAGGTTATGTGTCCCGGATGGATTATGTCGAAAGTCCCTGTAGCCACGACCCTTTTCTTCATCTCCAATCCAAATTCAGGTAGGCATAAAAGTTTTTCAGATATTCTCCGCTATAAGCTCAGCAACGCTTATCCTGCTGAAGGCACACTCAACAGTGTCGGTAGCGATGATGTCCTTAATTCCGGCATTGAAGAGCTTTATTGCAGCATTCTCAGCCAGAACTGCGTGAACGCATGCCGCACTGACGCTTTTAGCTCCAAGACCGTAAAGAATTCTCGCAGCCTCAGCAACTGTGCCGCCAGTGGAGATTATGTCGTCCACAATGACAACGTCTCTTCCCTCAACGTCGATTGTCTTGGGAGTGATTTCGACAGTTGTGGCGTCAATCCTGCGCTTCTCCATGTAGTCCCACTCACATCCTGCATGCTTTGCAGCAGTCTTTACTCTCTCCATCGAGCCTTTATCGGGGGAAATCATAACAACATCCTTCCCTGCAAAGTACTCACCAACCAAGGGCATTGCATCGAGGTTCTTCAGCTTGCTGAAGTGCGATGCCGCATCGCTGCTGTGGATGTTTACAGTAACAACTTCGTCAGCCCTGCTTTCCAGCATCTCAGCCACAATTTTAATGCTCACAGCTTCTCCTTCCTGAAACACCTTGTCCTGCCTTGCGTAGCCCATGTATGGAACCACAGCCTTGGCATTTTCCAGAACATCCAAGGCGAAGATTAGGGCAATGAGGTCTTCATTGGAGTTTATGCTTCCCACAACCACCCCTTCTTTCTCCATCACCCTCACGTAAAGCTCTCCATCGGGAAATTTTTTGAAAACCGCCCCTCCAATCTCAATTCCTGCGGCTTCAGCAACCCTCCTCGCCAGCAGCGGAGAAGACGGACACGGAATTATTTTCATGAATCAAAAAAAGAGGAAGGGCTTTTAACTTTTAGCTTTCTCCACGAAGAACTTCAGAAGCTCCACAGGAATGGGCATCACGATGGTCGTGTTCTGCTCCGCAGAAATCTCGTTTAAAGTTTGCAGATACCTCAGCAAAATCGCCCCTTCACTCTGGGCAAGCACGTCAGCAGCTTCCCTCAGCTTCATTGCAGCCTGATACTCACCCTCAGCCCTTATAATCTTCGACCTCCTTTCTCTCTCAGCTTCAGCCTGCATCGCCATTATCCTGCGCATCTCCTCTGGCAGTTCAACGTCCTTTATCTCCACAGCGGTCACTTTAATGCCCCACGGATTCGTCTCCTCGTCAATAATCTGCTGAAGCTTCACGTTGAGCTTATCCCTCTCCGAAAGCACCTCATCCAGCTCTGCCTGACCAATTATGCTTCTGAGCGTGGTTTGGGCAAGCTGGGCGGTGGCGTACTGGTAGTCAAAAACCTCCGTCACGGCCTTTGCTGGATCAACGACTCTATAGTAAACCACCGCATTAACCTTAACCGTCACGTTGTCCTTTGTAACAACCTCCTGCGATGGCACATCGTACGTTACAGTTCTGAGGTCAACGACAACCATGTTTTCGAGAATCGGGATTATAAAGAACAGTCCCGGCCCCCTCGCCCCCACAAGCCTTCCGAGCCTGAATATAACTCCCCTCTCGTACTCCTTGACTATTCTTACAGCGGAGAGGAGAAACAGAACCACCACTATAAGCAATCCTATCCAGTACCACTCCATACGCAAATAAATAACAAGAGGCTAATAAGGTTTTTCATGAGTTTGATATTGAGATATTGCAGAAAACGAATCCACGAAGTCTTGAAGCGTTGCCAGCAGAATAACTTGACAAAACGAATAGCCCTGATGGAGTGTGAAATAGACTATCCGGGAAGCTTTGAAGCTGAGTGACAGAGTATCGTGAGATTTTCCGAGCCCGCAGTTGAATTTGGACAGCTATTCTCCCTCGTATCCCAGCACCTCTCCAATCTTTTTCAGCATCTCTCCGAAGGTTTCCCAGTCCCCGTTCTTTGCGGCATCGACGAGCTTGCTGTAGTACTCCCTTAGAATCTCCAGCTTCTCCTCCACAGTCTCAGACGGTTTTTCAGGTGTTGCTGGCTTTTCAGCTGGTTTTTCTCCCTTAAACAGATTCTCCAAAGCTTCGTAAAGGTTCGTTCCCGTTGCAAGCTCCTCATCCTGAACAACGATAACCAGCCTGAGTTCCGGGATTTTCGCAGACTCCCCTCTAAGATACACAGGCTCCACGTAAAGCACTGAATGGTTTATGGGCACCACGAGCAGGTTGCCCCTTATCACCCTCGAACCTGCCTGGTTCCAGAGGGTGAAGAGCTTTGACAGCTCCGAATCCTGGTCAATTCTCGCCTCAATCTGCATCGGTCCGTAAATCAGCTCTCCTTTCGGAAACTCGTATATAATCAGCTCTCCGTACTTCTCATCGCACCTTGCAGCCATCCACGCAATCATGTTGTCCCTGTTCACCGGCGTCATGGGGAGCATCAGTATGAACTCCGGCTTATCTTCGATGGCCAGAGTAACGTAGTAGGGTTCAACCTCTATGACATCATCCTCGTACTTCTCCTTGGCAACAGCCCAGACGTCTTCCCTGTTGTAGAAAGCCGTCACGTCCTTCATGTGGTAGGTGGAGTAAATGTGCGCCTGCACCTCGAAGTAGTCCCTCGGATACCTGATGTGCTTCCTGAACTCCTCCGGCATATCCTTCAAAAAGACTCCGGGCAAGGCTTTTTCGAGTGCTCTCACGTACGCATCTTCCTGCACGACGTAGAATCTAACGCTTCCGTTGTAGGCGTTTACAAACACTTTGACGGGATTCTGCATGTAGTTGAACCCCCTGACCTCAGCAGAGTAAGGGAAGTTCTGAAGAACAGAGTAGGCGTCGATTATCCACCAGATTTCGCCGTCGATAACTGCGACATAAGGGTCGTCATCGTAAACGAAGAATGGCATTATGGTTGAGACCCTTTCAACAATATCGCGGTGCATCATCAGCCTGCTTTCGTCGGTGATGTAGTTACTGAGAATCAGGTTTATGTCCCCAAATCTGAAGGAGAAAAGCACTTTCCTGAAGTAATCCAGCTTTATCCCCCCATCGCCAGCATATTTGGTGAAGAAGTTCACGTCCCCCTTGGGATAGTCAAACTCCTCCTGAAGCGTGTTCACCACCACGTAGTCGTCTGTAAGCTCGCCGTAGTAGATTTCCGGCCTCTCAATTTTGATTAAGCCCTCAGGCGGAATGTCGTAGATGTAGAACTCCGGCAAGCCCTCCTTTGAGACTTTGTTGACGGGCGATGCGACGATTCCGTAACCGTGGGTGTAAATCAGATGCTTGTTCAGCCACGTCTGGGCTCTTGACGGCAGGTTTTCTGTTGACAGTTCTCTTGCAGCAAGCAAAAGCTGAACGTAGCTGTCGTTAATCCTGTATCTGTCCACGTCAACGTCCTGAATGACGTAGTACGTTCTGATCTGCTGCAGCTGCCTGAAAACGTCTCTGATAGGCCTGTGGTCCCAGATTCTGATGTTGTCTATCGTGTCCTTAGCCTCGAGGATGTCGTTGTAGTTAACCACATCCCAGTAATCGAATTTCTGCAGCTTGACATCATGCAGATTGTAGGCGAAGAGAGTGTAGTTTATGCTGTAGGCTATATATCTCCCCTCGTAGCTCAGCTCGGACGGCTCAACGACGAACTTCTGAACGAAGAAGGGGGCAACGAATGTCAGCAAAATGGCGATTACAAAAAGCACACCCACTATCTGAAACACTCTTTCAACTCTTCTTCTCGCAACGATGTAGGCGGCAAAAATTCCGGAAAGCAGAACGATTGCAGAGAGAAACATAAGGGAGGGGGACAGAATGTTTACGTCAACGTAGCTTGCCCCGCTAATCAAGCCGTGCTCCGAATGAACGATCTCGAACCTTGAGAGGTATATCAGAGCAGCGGACAAAAGGAATGATGCAAAGAGAAGAGCGGAGAAGTGCATGAACCCGCTCCCCGGAAAGATTTCCTTAAACTCCTCCAGGCTTTTAACCCACCTGAAGGCGTACATGTAAGCAAAGGCGGCTATGGCCAAAGAAATCAGCAAAGCTGCAAGCAGAGACCCGATAACTATCTTCAGAAACGGAAGCTGGAAGGTGTAGAAGGCCGCATCTATCCCGAAAATTGGATCGCTTACTCCAAAATTGGATGAGTTAAAGTAGAAAAGCATGCTGCTCCAGTAGTTCTTAACCGTGAGCGCTGCAAAGAATGCAATTCCAAAATCGGCAAGGTGGGGGATTTTCAGCGGCTCGCCGTGGAACTCAAGTGTGACCTTTCTTACGGCAACATTTGTGAGGAACAGGGGAACAAAGAAAATAATGAACTCGAGGAAGAAGAAGCCAAGCGAGTGTTTCAGGTAGGTTAGGAAGACGTTTTCGTAGCCAACGGACTCAAACCACAGCATTTCGGTGTAATAGTAGATCGAAAGCGAAATGACGATAACCAAACCAAATACGAAGGCGAGGAAGTAGAATACCTTCATTTCGGGCGGTTTGTATGGGGGAGGGTACACTGGCGGTTCCTGCATAATGCAATTCTGCTTTGAATGTTAAAAAGTTTGCTGTGCTACCAATACTCTACCCTTCGAGCAGAAGCTGAACCGCAGCTTCGGCGTGCAGTTTTGTGGTGTTGTAAAACTCCTCATCCCTGAGGATTAGCGGGAGTTCGGTGCATCCTAAAATTATTCCCTCAGCACCCCTCTCCTTAAGTTCATCTACAATTTTTCTAAGCCTTCTCTCCGACTCCTCCCTTATTATTCCGAGGCAGAGTTCGTCAAAGATGATGCTGTGAATCGCATTTCTGTCCTCCTCCTTTTCGGGGACAATTACTTCAATCCCGTGCTTTTTCATCCTTTCCTGATAAAATCCATCCTCCATCGTGAACTTCGTGCCAAGCAGCCCGGCTTTTTTGACACCATCCCCCTTCAAAGCTTCAGCAGTCACATCGATTATGTTTATCAGCGGAATGCCGATTCTTTTCTCCACAGCATCAGCAACCTTGTGCATAGTGTTCGTGCAGATTAGAACTGCCTTAGCTCCGGCATTCTCAAGCTTCACCGCAATATCTCCAAGAATTTCTCCGAGCCTGTCCCACTCGCCTGCCTTCTGCAAACTGACGATTTCCTCAAAGTTCACGGAGTAAAGGAGTACTTCGGCGGAGTTCCAGCCCCCGAGCTTTTCTTTGACCATTTCGTTCATGATTCGGTAGTATTCGACCGTCGACTCCCAGCTCATTCCGCCGATTAATCCAATCATAAATAGACTAATCGCCTAACAAGATAAAGCTTTGGCTACTGCGGAAAAATCTCGTCAAGCGACTTCTGCACGACCTTTTCTATACCAAAATAGTCTGCTGCCGCCTTTCCAACTTTATCAACGAATCTCCTGTCCGTGTAAACACCAAGTCTCCAGTTTTCTACCGCCGCATCCTTCAACGCCTTAACGAGGGGGGAAACCTCTTCAAGCGGCTTCAGCCCACTCTCAGTGTCCACCATAACTCCCGACTCCCTCATCTCCTCCACGGGAGGGATGTCGACGATGACGTACCTCTCATCTACTCCGGCCATTTCCGCAACCTCCCTCTCAGCCCTTCTCTCGCTTGTCCTCATCACCTCCCTGAAATCCAGAGACCTCCGGGAAACGTAAATGGCCCTCTTAAACAGCCTCCTGTTGTTCAGTCTGTCGTATGTCTCCCTTTCCTTTTCCTTCAGAAGCATCATCGCGTCAACGTCATCCATTTCCAGAAGATTCTCGGCCTCAAAGCCGGCCTCGATTATTCTCTCCATCGCCCTCTCGTACATCTTCCTCGCTATTCTGCAAACGTGGTGGAAGTAAACCGTCGGATACATGAGAAACCTTGATATGAGAAGGCTTTCTGCAGCCTTAACACCCCCCTGCTCGATGACAACAGCGCCATCGAACTTTATCTTGTCAATGAGGCGGTAGATGTCGAAGACCCCGTATGCAACACCCGTGTAGTGAGAATCCCTGACGAGGTAATCCATCCTGTCAGCATCAATCTCTCCGTTGACAACGGATCTTCTCTTTCCAGTCACAATTGCCTCAATCTCCGAAATCCTGAATCCAAGGTTTTTCAGCACATCTTTCAACTCTCCCCTTACCACCTTCGAAATCGTCTCGTGGTTGTAGGATGCGTACTTTTCGAGGAGTCTCTCGCTCCCGTGAGAAAAGGGTGCATGGCCAACATCATGAAGCAGCGCTGCAGCAACAACGACATCATCAAAACCCATTCTCTCCTGAAGGATCCTTGTGACGTGCATCACGCCGAGACTGTGCTCAAATCTGGTGTGGTTGGCTCCGGGATAAACGAGGTTGGCAAAGCCGAGCTGGTTGATTCTCCTCAGACGCTGGAACTGAGGAGTGTCAACAATCTCAACCATCCAGTCCTCCAGCTTAATTACACCGTGAATAGTATCCTGAATGCTTTTTTCCATTGATGTTGTTCTGGTTGGGCCGATAAAAATTTACCGCTAAAAGGCCTGTCTTGAAGTATTTAGCGCATCACCCAACCTAAAAAATTTTAACCTCAACTTCAAGCAAAATCCAATGCCAGTTGTCACGCTTTACTGGGATGAACTCGAAAGGCTCGTTGGGGCTGACAGGGATACCATTCTTTCCCGCCTCCCCATGCTTGGATGCGATATCGAGAGAGTTGAGGATGACCACGTTGATGTTGAGTTCTTTCCCAACCGCCCTGATTTGTACAGCGTCGAGGGCGTTGCGAGGGCTTTGAGGGGCTTCCTCGGCATAGAGAAGGGGCTGAAAAGCTACTCTGCAGTCAAAGGAGAGTGGAAGATTACAGTTGAGGAGAGCGTTCTTGCGGTGAGGCCGAGAATTGTTGGCTGTGTTGTTAAGGGCATCAGGATGACTGATGAGGTC
The nucleotide sequence above comes from Archaeoglobus fulgidus DSM 4304. Encoded proteins:
- a CDS encoding adenylyltransferase/cytidyltransferase family protein, whose amino-acid sequence is MKKRVVATGTFDIIHPGHITFLREAKKLGDELIVIVAREKNVRHKPKPVVPEEQRRRVVEAIKYVDKAILGDEDDMFRPIMELKPDVIVLGHDQHFDEDWLKEELRKRNLNCEVVRIRVKEDCPLCSSHKIIERILEKYGGR
- a CDS encoding aspartate/glutamate racemase family protein, which encodes MIGLIGGMSWESTVEYYRIMNEMVKEKLGGWNSAEVLLYSVNFEEIVSLQKAGEWDRLGEILGDIAVKLENAGAKAVLICTNTMHKVADAVEKRIGIPLINIIDVTAEALKGDGVKKAGLLGTKFTMEDGFYQERMKKHGIEVIVPEKEEDRNAIHSIIFDELCLGIIREESERRLRKIVDELKERGAEGIILGCTELPLILRDEEFYNTTKLHAEAAVQLLLEG
- a CDS encoding pyridoxal-phosphate-dependent aminotransferase family protein; this translates as MLLMIPGPVQLHERIIRAMARQMIGHRTADFSAIMEFCVEKLREIFGTKGDICLISGSGTAGMEAAIASFSRVKKIATLENGKFGERLGDIAERYTQVERVKVPWGESFELDAVKEALDNGCEAVAFVHNETSTGILNPAKEIAKLAKEYDALVIMDAITSAGGDYVKMDEWGVDVAIVGSQKCLGAPPGLAAVAVSEKAWDYYNERCPYYLDLAAYRKKLKDMQTPYTPAVPLFFALAEALKIIDEEGLENRIQRHRILSAAVRKWAVEAGLELFPNLNKYSSYSNTVTAIKMPEGVSDSELRGTLKKEYGILVSGGQGELKGKIFRIGTMGNVGKFETVSTLAALEDVLMRKNAIKPALQYAQILLRDLQ
- a CDS encoding slipin family protein encodes the protein MEWYWIGLLIVVVLFLLSAVRIVKEYERGVIFRLGRLVGARGPGLFFIIPILENMVVVDLRTVTYDVPSQEVVTKDNVTVKVNAVVYYRVVDPAKAVTEVFDYQYATAQLAQTTLRSIIGQAELDEVLSERDKLNVKLQQIIDEETNPWGIKVTAVEIKDVELPEEMRRIMAMQAEAERERRSKIIRAEGEYQAAMKLREAADVLAQSEGAILLRYLQTLNEISAEQNTTIVMPIPVELLKFFVEKAKS
- a CDS encoding chloride channel protein; translation: MKRRAPLSSKYLILLAAIVGVISGLGAFIFYFLLDLFTKIFLSGLDSFNPPLAGGEAEVVKIELHLGILPLPVVVALGGLLSGLIVYKFAPEAEGHGTDAVIRAFHRARGEIRARVPIVKTIASAITIGSGGSAGREGPIAQIGAGFGSFVGELLRLSDKDRRILVICGVAGGIGSIFRSPFGGAMFGIEVLYKRDNEVEAIVPAFVSSIVAFIVFDVIMSYFANTPFGVLPIFKIPQVTIHSPLEFPIYAIVSVLAAFFGIIYVKVFYTVHNYSKRVSIPPYFKPAIGGFFTGVIGLFLPGVLGMGYGYVQMAIDGKLAVTVMLLLIFGKIVATSLTVGTGGSGGVFAPSIVIGSMVGGFVGYSFHYLFPNVIVQPEAFVLIGMSAFVAAVAKTPIAAILMVLEMCGGYSLLPALMTAATLAYYLAGDYSIYAEQVATRAESPAHRMEMSIDVLENVRVQDAMVSADKLVVVTPYQRVSEVLELIEKTGHMGFPVVMDGRLVGMVTFEDVERVPLEERDKKLVRDIMTRELIVTYPDETLEEALIKLVDKGIGRLPVVDRNDEKKLLGIITRSDIMKAHAREVKRIVS
- a CDS encoding ribose-phosphate diphosphokinase, which produces MKIIPCPSSPLLARRVAEAAGIEIGGAVFKKFPDGELYVRVMEKEGVVVGSINSNEDLIALIFALDVLENAKAVVPYMGYARQDKVFQEGEAVSIKIVAEMLESRADEVVTVNIHSSDAASHFSKLKNLDAMPLVGEYFAGKDVVMISPDKGSMERVKTAAKHAGCEWDYMEKRRIDATTVEITPKTIDVEGRDVVIVDDIISTGGTVAEAARILYGLGAKSVSAACVHAVLAENAAIKLFNAGIKDIIATDTVECAFSRISVAELIAENI
- a CDS encoding UPF0182 family membrane protein — protein: MQEPPVYPPPYKPPEMKVFYFLAFVFGLVIVISLSIYYYTEMLWFESVGYENVFLTYLKHSLGFFFLEFIIFFVPLFLTNVAVRKVTLEFHGEPLKIPHLADFGIAFFAALTVKNYWSSMLFYFNSSNFGVSDPIFGIDAAFYTFQLPFLKIVIGSLLAALLISLAIAAFAYMYAFRWVKSLEEFKEIFPGSGFMHFSALLFASFLLSAALIYLSRFEIVHSEHGLISGASYVDVNILSPSLMFLSAIVLLSGIFAAYIVARRRVERVFQIVGVLFVIAILLTFVAPFFVQKFVVEPSELSYEGRYIAYSINYTLFAYNLHDVKLQKFDYWDVVNYNDILEAKDTIDNIRIWDHRPIRDVFRQLQQIRTYYVIQDVDVDRYRINDSYVQLLLAARELSTENLPSRAQTWLNKHLIYTHGYGIVASPVNKVSKEGLPEFYIYDIPPEGLIKIERPEIYYGELTDDYVVVNTLQEEFDYPKGDVNFFTKYAGDGGIKLDYFRKVLFSFRFGDINLILSNYITDESRLMMHRDIVERVSTIMPFFVYDDDPYVAVIDGEIWWIIDAYSVLQNFPYSAEVRGFNYMQNPVKVFVNAYNGSVRFYVVQEDAYVRALEKALPGVFLKDMPEEFRKHIRYPRDYFEVQAHIYSTYHMKDVTAFYNREDVWAVAKEKYEDDVIEVEPYYVTLAIEDKPEFILMLPMTPVNRDNMIAWMAARCDEKYGELIIYEFPKGELIYGPMQIEARIDQDSELSKLFTLWNQAGSRVIRGNLLVVPINHSVLYVEPVYLRGESAKIPELRLVIVVQDEELATGTNLYEALENLFKGEKPAEKPATPEKPSETVEEKLEILREYYSKLVDAAKNGDWETFGEMLKKIGEVLGYEGE
- a CDS encoding HD domain-containing protein translates to MEKSIQDTIHGVIKLEDWMVEIVDTPQFQRLRRINQLGFANLVYPGANHTRFEHSLGVMHVTRILQERMGFDDVVVAAALLHDVGHAPFSHGSERLLEKYASYNHETISKVVRGELKDVLKNLGFRISEIEAIVTGKRRSVVNGEIDADRMDYLVRDSHYTGVAYGVFDIYRLIDKIKFDGAVVIEQGGVKAAESLLISRFLMYPTVYFHHVCRIARKMYERAMERIIEAGFEAENLLEMDDVDAMMLLKEKERETYDRLNNRRLFKRAIYVSRRSLDFREVMRTSERRAEREVAEMAGVDERYVIVDIPPVEEMRESGVMVDTESGLKPLEEVSPLVKALKDAAVENWRLGVYTDRRFVDKVGKAAADYFGIEKVVQKSLDEIFPQ
- the ribC gene encoding riboflavin synthase, which gives rise to MKIGIADTTFSRINMGKIAIDELRKISSIPYERYTVPGIKDLPIAAKKLLEEKGCDIVITLGWVGGTQKDMLSYIVLSMGLVIVQLMTNKHVIDVTIHEDEAEDEKTLMMVAENRVREHVRNAVDLLVNPKRLQKLAGTGQRQGYPDVGPILK